A region of the Candidatus Dadabacteria bacterium genome:
TCTTGTATTTCCCCATATCAGCGTTGAGCGTATAAACCGGGACCTCGGCATACGAATACCCGAAGACGGGGGATACGAAACGCTGGGCGGCTTTCTGCTTTCGCGCTTCAAGTGCATCCCCTCGCTCGGGCAGACCCTTGAGGCGGGCGGCGCGATTTTCACCGTGGAGTCCGCCACTTCACGCGCCATCAAGCGGGTTAAAGTTACGCATGCGGGTTGATATTGGAGTTTTTCCATATAATAATTTGTGCCTGTTTCTGTTTAAGGGGATGTAGCTCAGTCTGGGAGAGCGCTGCCTTCGCATGGCAGAGGTCGGGGGTTCGATTCCCCTCATCTCCAGAATCTCGCGCCGCTGTCTGGAGTTTTTTGCGCAAAACGTATAGAATAGCCTCTCGGCTGTCGCCGGAGATACCGATGCGATTTTTTCTGTCCGCACTTTTCTGCTTTTTTTTGAACGCCTTGCCCGCGGCGGCTCATCACCCGTTTGAGGGCGCGGTTTTGACCCGCTGGTATCAGGGGCTTCTTTCGGGCTTTGCCCACCCCGTCATAGGGCTTGACCATCTCGCCTTTCTTACGGCGGTGGCGGTTTTGTGCGCCGCCCGTTTCAAAAGCGCAAAGGCCCTCGCGGCGTTTGTTCCGGCGACTGTGGCGGGCGTGTTTGCCCACCTGCTTTTTTCCGGTCATGCGGAGGCCTTCTTTTTTGAAACTGCGGTTGCCCTGTCAGTGGCGGTTGCGGGATTTTTCGTCCTGACCGGAGCCGGGGGCTCTTTTGCCGCCCTGTGCTTTGTGTCCGTTGCGGGGCTCTTTCACGGCTTCGCCTACGGGTCGGGCATAGTGGGGGCGGAGGCCTCGCCGCTTGTTTTCTACATAACGGGTCTGGCGGCGGTTCAGACGGCGGTCGTGCTTGCGATGTCCGCCGCCTTCTCGCGGGCGTGCGCCGTGTTTCCGGGCGGTCGCGCGGGATTTTCAAGAGCCGCCGGTGTCCTCCTTTGCGCCGTGGGCGGCGCGCTCGGTCTCATGTCCGTCCCGTTTTGATAAGAGACGGGTCTCCAATATAATCTCTCCGTAATGGCCGACTCAAGCACACCCATGCTTGAACAGTACAGGAGCATTAAAAGCCGCCACCCGGACTCCATACTGTTTTTCCGTCTGGGAGATTTCTACGAGATGTTCTTTGAGGACGCCAAAACCGCCTCCGCCATACTGGGCATCACCCTTACTTCGCGCAACAAAAATTCGGACGCGCCGATTCCCCTGTGCGGAGTTCCGTGCCACAGCGCGGACGGCTACCTGTCAAAACTGCTCTCAAGCGGACGCAAGGTCGCCATATGCGAGCAGGTTGAGGAAGCCGGGCGCGGCAAACTGGTGGAAAGGCGGGTTGTAAAAGTCCTCACGCCGGGAACCGTTCTGGGCTCCGAATCGCTTGACTCAAAAACCAACAACTACATAGCCTCCCTCGCGAAAGGCGCGGGCGGCTTTCACCTGGCGCACTGCGACATATCCACCGGCGAGTTCAAGGTCTGCTCTTTTGAAAACGAGGCGGACGCGGCCGCCGGTCTCGCAAAAATTGAGCCCTCGGAAATACTGCTTCAGTCCGCAGACACCGCCGCCCTTGCGGACGCCACCGCCCCCCGTCCGCTTGTAACCGTCCGGGACGACCTGTTTAACACTTCAGACCCCTCCGGGGCGCTGATGAGCCACTTCCGCATTTCATCCGCCGGAGCGTGCGGTTTTGCCGAAAACTCCGGCGCCGCGCTGGTGTGCTCCGCTCTTGTTGACTACATGCGTGAGACCCAGATGGAGTACATGCCCGCCATAAAACTTCCGGTGTTTTACGGCCCGGAGGGACATGTTCAGATAGACGACTGCACCAGAAGAAACCTTGAACTCCTAAAACCCCTGAATCAGGATGACGGCCCCACCCTTGTGAAGGCCATTGACTTCACCCTGACGCCGATGGGGGGGCGGCTTTTGAGAAACTGGATTGACTACCCGCTCACCGGCGCGGGAGAGATAAACGGCCGTCTGGACGCGGTGGACAACCTTGTCTCGGACACCCGGCTTGCCGAGGCGGTTTCCGGATGCCTCAAGGGAACGGGGGATATGGAGCGGCTTGCGGGGCGCATATCCACTCCGTCCGCGCGCCCGAGAGACCTGTCCGCCCTGAAAGACTCCCTGCTTCGCGTTGCCGGTCTCAAGGAGGCGCTCGCCCCGGCTGAGGCCGCCTTCCTCCGCGCCGCGCGCGCCGGGCTGGACACCCTTCCCGGCCTCGCCCGCGAGATAGGCGAAACAATCTCGGACGAGCCGCCCGCCACGGTGGCGGAGGGAAACGTAATCAGGGACGGCAAAGACCCGGACATTGACGGCTTGAGAAAACTTCTCGGCGAGGGCAGAAACTGGATATCGGGGTTTGAGAAGAGGCAGAGGGAGGAAACGGGCATTCAGTCGCTCAAAGTGGGATACAACAGGGTTTTCGGCTACTACATAGAGGTCAGAAAGAACGCGCTGGACATGGTTCCGCCGTCCTATGTGAGAAAACAGACACTCGCCGCCGCCGAGAGATTTACAACTCCCGAACTCTCGGAGTGGGAGCAAAAGATAAAGACCGCCGAGGATGACATACTGAGGGCAGAAAGGGAGGTGTTTGAGCGTCTGCGGCGGCTGGTTGCCGCCCGCGCGGATGAAATCAGGGCGTGCGCAAAAGAGGTTGCCGTCATTGATGTTGTCTCCTCGTTTGCGACCTGCGCCGCCCGCAACGGATACTCAAAGCCGCAAGTTACCGGAGGCGGTGAGATAGAACTCACCGGCAGCCGCCACCCGGTTGTGGAACAAGTGCGCGGACGCGCCGATTTTGTTTCCAACGATGTGATGATGGACTGTGAAGACAACAGTTTCCTCCTGATAACCGGACCCAATATGGCGGGAAAATCCACTCTTATACGGCAGACCGCCCTCATTGTTCTGATGGCGCAGATGGGAAGTTTCGTCCCGTGCTCAAGCGCGAAGATAGGAACGGTTGACAAGATCTTCACCCGCGTGGGCGCGTCGGACAATCTCGCGCGCGGGCTTTCAACCTTTATGTCCGAAATGGTTGAGACCGCCTACATAATACGAAACTGCACCGCGCGCAGCCTTGTGATTCTTGACGAGATAGGGCGCGGCACGGGAACTTTTGACGGCATGAGCATTGCCTGGGCGGTCGCCGAATACTTGCGCGATGCGGGCTCAAGAACCATGTTTGCCACCCACTACCATGAACTTGCCGGTCTCTCAGGCGTCCGGAACTACAATGTGGCGGTCAGCCGGAAGGGAAACGACATAGTGTTTCTCAAAAAACTTGTTCCCGGCGCGTCCAGCCACAGTTACGGAATTCAGGTCGCCGCCCTCGCGGGCGTTCCCGCTCCCGTGCTGGAGTCGGCGCGCGCCATGCTGTTGTCGCTTGAAGACATGCGCTCAAAGATGAGCGAGGTTCTGGGCTCCCGTCAGACGTCCCTGTTTGCGGACGGCGCGGACAATGCGGATGATGCGGCGCCGTGCGGGGACGGGCGGCTTCGGTTTCTCAAAGAGGATGTGTCAAAGATAGACACCATGAACCTGACGCCTTCCGAAGCCATAAAGGTAATTGAAAATCTCAAGGGCAAACTGGTGGACGATTGACCGCGCGGCTGCTCGGAAAACTTCTTCCCGGTCTCAAGGGGGCGCGGCGCGGGACAAGCGCGAATGCGGGCGAGGAAATAGCCGTGAAGTTTTTGAAGAAAAAGGGGTTTGCAGTCCTTGAGAGAAACTACAGAGGCAGATACGGCGAGATAGACATCATCTGCTCGGACGGAGGGGTCATCTGTTTTGTTGAGGTGAAATCGCGCTCAACCTTCGGCCACGGACTGCCGCAGGAGTTTGTTGACAGGCGCAAAAGGAGGAAGATCAACCTCACCGCCCTCCAGTATATAAAGGAAAGGCGGACGGGCTCTCGGCCAATGCGTTTTGATGTGGTCGCGGTTGACCTCACGGACAAAACCGCAACTCTGATAGAGGGCGCTTTTGAGGCGGAACTCGGCTGACAAAAATTTTTTCAAACAGGTCTTGACCCTTAAGTAGAATCCCTTTACTATTGGACAGCAAGTTAGGAAACCCACTTAACTCCTCCTCCTGCTTCACAAGAGAGGCTCCCGAACAACGGGGGCCTCTCTTTTTATTTATTCGCCTCCGTAGCCGGAGAGGTTGGAAAGTTTTTTAAGCGACATTGCCCCGCGGACGAGCGAGTCGTTTATCTCCCATGTGGGATACGCCTTGATGTCTTTTTCCGCGCACAGTTTCGGGTCGGCGTTTTTTCCCGCCGGGTGGCATTCAACATAGTTCAGAAGCTTTGCGTGGTCGCCGAAAAACGCTTTCTGCGTGGCGCACGCCGGGCATCTGAACGAGCCGTACATAACCGCGCCGGTCTGCTTCAGATGGAGCGCGAGGCCTTTTGCAAAACTGTCGTTTGCGGGCGCGGCGGCTTGCGGCGCTTCCACCGTGGTTCCGGAGATAAAGTGGTATGAGTATCCCGCGCCCGCCGAGAAAACGGCGATTAGAACCGCCGCCGCCATGCGCGATGCCCCCGCCCCCCGGACTGACAGAATCCACACCGCCGCAACCATCAGGGCGGACGCCACGCAGAACGGGCAGACCTGTTTTATCACAAAGAACTCCGCCCACGAAAGGTATGCGGAAAACCCCGCCCCCGCGCTCGCAAGCGCTATCACTGCCGTCCGGTTTTCTCTGATGTTATAGAAGGCGATGGCGGCGTAGCCAAGCATGCCGAAAAGAGATGCGGGCATGCCGAAGACCTTGGAAAATCCGCTGTTCAGAACCTCATTGCACTGCCAGTTGCCCGAACAGTATGTCGCCGTTCCGTCCGTTGTGTAGTATATTGCCGTCAGGTAGAGGCACAGCAGAAAGCCCGTTGCGCACAGAGCAGTGGTAACCGCGCCCGAAGTTTTGTCCGTCATGATGACCCATTCTAACAGCAATTTTACGGAATTATTAGCGGAGCCCCCGCAGTGACCTCTCGCGGAGTTGCCGAGTTTGTGTCAAAGGCTTTTTCCCCGCCGCTTGTCGTGTGCTACGGGGCTGCGGCGCTCCTTCCCCGCACGGGCGGGGAGATATTCTGGGCGCCTCTGATAATCGCCGTCTTTGTGGGGCCCCCGGTCGCCTATGTGCTTTACCTTTTGCGCAAGGGGGCCGTGTCCGGATTTCATCTCTCAAAGCAGACGGAGCGTTTCCGTCCGCTCAAGTTTATGGTCATAAACACCGCGGCGGGGATGCTTGTTTTCAGCCATCTCGGCAGTCCGGCGCTTGTGCTTGATGTGGTTCTCGCCTGTCTGATTGCGCTTCTTGCCGTGTATGCGGTCACCCTCGGCTACAAGGTGAGCGCGCACAGCGCCGCGATATCGTCTCTCGCCGTAATCCTGCTTTTTCTCTACGGGGCCGCCGGCGCGGTTGGCGCGGTTTTAATTCCGGTTGTTTCGTGGGCGCGGGTGCGCCTCGCCGCCCACACCGCCGCTCAAACGGTCGCCGGGTTTGCGATTGGCGGCGCGGTTACCTTTGCCGTTCTGGCTTTCAAAGGGCGGTTCTGAGAGTGCCGCCGCCGTCCGCCGCCTCAAATATCCTGTCCGCTATATCTCCGCCGTTGTCCGGGTATTCAATGCCGCGCGGCATCGGGGAGTTCACGAACCTTTCAATCTCCCCCTCAAAACCGTCTCCCACCTTTGCCGCCCTGACGCCCATCTGCTTGAGCGCGGCGGCGTTGCACTTCTGCTCGTACTGCCCCTTCATCGGAATGACGAGAAGTTTTTTGCCCAGAAACAGCGCCTCGGACGGGGTCTCAAACCCGCTGTTGCAAAGCACCCCCTCGCTTGAGCAGAGCGATTTTTCAAACCCGCCGGAATTCACCGGAAACACCGAAACATTCCCGCGCCTGCCGTCCAGAGCCGACCGGTGTTTGGAGAAAAGATGCCACTCAACATCAACCTTGCGCAGGAAGGGCTCTATCTTTTCCGGCGCAAAAGAGGGCAGATAAACCGTATAGTGACCGGCGTTTGTTCTCTCCCTCTCGCGCACCTCGCGCCTTACCACCGGGGTCTCTATGAAAGAATCGTATTTCTGGAAATGAAGCCCCAAGGGGATGGAGACCGGCGCATACCAGCAGAGAATCGCCTCGCCCATGCGGTCAACTTTGGCGGGGCGGGGCGTTTTGTCGGACGCAAAAGAGGTCTGGTGGGAAAGAGACACGCACTTTTTCCCTTTCAGAAAGCACGCCCATGAGGTTACGGGCTCAAAGTCGCTCACCACGATATCGTAGTCTTCAACGGGAAGTTTCTTGACGTTTGAGAAAAAATTGTGCGGCCTCATCCGCCGGACCGATGACAGCAGGTCTATGCCCCCCTTTTTGCCGAAAACAAATCCCAGCCCCCTTGGCCGGAACTTCACCTCCGCGCCGATGTCTATCTCGCTGTGCGACTCGCTCAGAAGTATGTCCACTTCCGCCCCCCGCTCCTTCAAAAACCGCAGCACTTCGCGCGACCGCGTTATGTGCCCGTTGCCCGTTCCCTGAATTCCGTAAAGAATTTTCATCCCTTTCATACTATTTCCGGCGGCGCGGAAATCAACAGGTTTGCCCGCCGCCCCTTTTATCTGTAGAATGCCGCCGTCACGGGACTATGGATATAAATTGGTCTGACAGAATATCGCAACTGCCTCCTTATCTTTTCGCCGAGATAGACAAAAAGAAAGCGGCGCAGATTGAAAAAGGCGTTGATGTGATAGACCTCGGCGTGGGAGACCCGGACATTCCGACCCCGCCGCACATAGTCCGCGCGGCGGCGGACGCCCTTGCCGACCCTTCAAACCACCGCTACCCGTCCTACGCCGGAATGGCGGAATTCAGAGGCGCGGCGGCGGCGTGGTTTGAAAAGCGTTTCGGCGTCTCCCTTGACCCGGAGTCCGAGGTTCTCGCCCTGATAGGCTCAAAAGAGGGGGTGGCGCACGCGCCCATGGCGTTTATAAACCCCGGAGACCTCGCGCTTGTCCCCGACCCCGGATATCCGGTTTATCCGGTCTCCGTGGCGTTTGCGGGCGGGGTGTGCCACAAAATGCCGCTGTTGAAAGAGAACGGCTTTCTGCCGGACTTGGCCGCCATACCGCCCGAAGTGGCGGCGCGGGCAAAGATGATGTTTCTCAACTACCCGAACAACCCTACCGCGGCGGTTGCCGGGGGTGATTTTTTTGAAAGGGTCGTTGAGTTCGCCCTCAGGCACAACATAGTGGTCTGCCACGACGCCGCCTACACGGAGATGGCGTTTGACGGCTTTGTTCCGCCGAGTTTCCTTGAGACTCCGGGGGCGCGGGAGGTGGGTTTGGAGTTCCATTCCCTGTCAAAGACCTTCAGCATGACCGGCTGGCGCATAGCGTTTGCCGCCGGAGCGGCGGGAGCGGTGGGCGCTCTCGGCAAGGTGAAAACCAACATAGATTCCGGGGCGTTTCAGGCGGTGCAGATCGCCGGTATAACGGCGCTTTCCGCGCCCGACCCGGGCTTTTCCGACCGTCTTGAAACCTATCGTGAGAGAAGGGATATATTTTGCGAGGGTCTTGTGAAGGCGGGTTTGGCGCACACAAAACCGCTCTCAACCTTTTATGTGTGGTTTGAGACCCCGGACGGAGTCGGTTCGGCGGAATTTGCGTCCGCGCTGCTTGAGCGGTGCGGGGTCGTGGTAACGCCCGGAAACGGATTCGGTGAGTTCGGCGAGGGCTATGTGCGCGCGTCCATAACCTTTGACACCGAAAGGGTGAGACAGGCCGCGGAAAGAATAGCGTCCCTGTCGTTCTGACACAGTACGCCGTGGCGCTTGTTTTTGAGATACTCTACCTCGCCTCTCTGCTGGCTCTCTCCGCTCTGGGAATTTACCGGTACCGGCTCTGCTGGCTTTATCTGAAAACGCGCTCCGTCCGCCCTTCCGCCCCGTCTCCGCTTCCCTCCGCCCTTCCGTCCGTAACCGTTCAACTTCCGGTTTACAACGAGGTTTACGTGATAGAGCGGCTAATAGACGCGGTTTGCGCAATGGACTACCCGCGCGACCGGCTTGAGATACTGGTGCTTGACGACTCAACGGACGAGACGGCAGGGGCGGCGCGCGCGGCGATAGAGCGCAAGAAGTCCGAGGGGTTTTCCATAAGCCACGTCCGCCGCGACTCAAGGCGCGGATACAAGGCGGGCGCGCTCAAAGACGCCTCCCCGCTTGCGCGGGGCGAGTTCACAGCCCTGTTTGACGCGGACTTTGTTCCCCCGCGCGACTTTCTTATGCGCGCTCTTGCGTGCTTCTCCGACCCCTCGGTCGGAATGGCGCAGGCGCGCTGGGGGCACATAAACCGCCGCCAGTCGCTCCTTACGCGCCTTCAGAGCGTCTTCCTTGACGGGCATTTCCTCATAGAACAGGCGGGACGCTCGGCGGCGGGGGTGTTTCTGAACTTCAACGGAACGGCCACGGTGATAAGAAAAACGTGCATGGAAGCCGCCGGAGGCTGGCATGATGACACGGTCGCGGAAGACCTTGACCTCAGTTGCCGCGCCCAGATTGCGGGATGGAAGATACGGTATCTGCCGGATCTGGTGTGCCCCGCCGAGCTCCCGTCCGACATTGAGGGGCTCAAATCCCAGCAGCGCCGCTGGGCTATGGGGGGGATACAGAACGCAAGAAAGTTTCTCCGCCCCATACTTGC
Encoded here:
- a CDS encoding YraN family protein, which encodes MTARLLGKLLPGLKGARRGTSANAGEEIAVKFLKKKGFAVLERNYRGRYGEIDIICSDGGVICFVEVKSRSTFGHGLPQEFVDRRKRRKINLTALQYIKERRTGSRPMRFDVVAVDLTDKTATLIEGAFEAELG
- a CDS encoding LL-diaminopimelate aminotransferase — encoded protein: MNWSDRISQLPPYLFAEIDKKKAAQIEKGVDVIDLGVGDPDIPTPPHIVRAAADALADPSNHRYPSYAGMAEFRGAAAAWFEKRFGVSLDPESEVLALIGSKEGVAHAPMAFINPGDLALVPDPGYPVYPVSVAFAGGVCHKMPLLKENGFLPDLAAIPPEVAARAKMMFLNYPNNPTAAVAGGDFFERVVEFALRHNIVVCHDAAYTEMAFDGFVPPSFLETPGAREVGLEFHSLSKTFSMTGWRIAFAAGAAGAVGALGKVKTNIDSGAFQAVQIAGITALSAPDPGFSDRLETYRERRDIFCEGLVKAGLAHTKPLSTFYVWFETPDGVGSAEFASALLERCGVVVTPGNGFGEFGEGYVRASITFDTERVRQAAERIASLSF
- a CDS encoding HupE/UreJ family protein, with amino-acid sequence MRFFLSALFCFFLNALPAAAHHPFEGAVLTRWYQGLLSGFAHPVIGLDHLAFLTAVAVLCAARFKSAKALAAFVPATVAGVFAHLLFSGHAEAFFFETAVALSVAVAGFFVLTGAGGSFAALCFVSVAGLFHGFAYGSGIVGAEASPLVFYITGLAAVQTAVVLAMSAAFSRACAVFPGGRAGFSRAAGVLLCAVGGALGLMSVPF
- a CDS encoding vitamin K epoxide reductase family protein, which gives rise to MTDKTSGAVTTALCATGFLLCLYLTAIYYTTDGTATYCSGNWQCNEVLNSGFSKVFGMPASLFGMLGYAAIAFYNIRENRTAVIALASAGAGFSAYLSWAEFFVIKQVCPFCVASALMVAAVWILSVRGAGASRMAAAVLIAVFSAGAGYSYHFISGTTVEAPQAAAPANDSFAKGLALHLKQTGAVMYGSFRCPACATQKAFFGDHAKLLNYVECHPAGKNADPKLCAEKDIKAYPTWEINDSLVRGAMSLKKLSNLSGYGGE
- a CDS encoding glycosyl transferase — translated: MKGMKILYGIQGTGNGHITRSREVLRFLKERGAEVDILLSESHSEIDIGAEVKFRPRGLGFVFGKKGGIDLLSSVRRMRPHNFFSNVKKLPVEDYDIVVSDFEPVTSWACFLKGKKCVSLSHQTSFASDKTPRPAKVDRMGEAILCWYAPVSIPLGLHFQKYDSFIETPVVRREVRERERTNAGHYTVYLPSFAPEKIEPFLRKVDVEWHLFSKHRSALDGRRGNVSVFPVNSGGFEKSLCSSEGVLCNSGFETPSEALFLGKKLLVIPMKGQYEQKCNAAALKQMGVRAAKVGDGFEGEIERFVNSPMPRGIEYPDNGGDIADRIFEAADGGGTLRTAL
- the mutS gene encoding DNA mismatch repair protein MutS, with the translated sequence MLEQYRSIKSRHPDSILFFRLGDFYEMFFEDAKTASAILGITLTSRNKNSDAPIPLCGVPCHSADGYLSKLLSSGRKVAICEQVEEAGRGKLVERRVVKVLTPGTVLGSESLDSKTNNYIASLAKGAGGFHLAHCDISTGEFKVCSFENEADAAAGLAKIEPSEILLQSADTAALADATAPRPLVTVRDDLFNTSDPSGALMSHFRISSAGACGFAENSGAALVCSALVDYMRETQMEYMPAIKLPVFYGPEGHVQIDDCTRRNLELLKPLNQDDGPTLVKAIDFTLTPMGGRLLRNWIDYPLTGAGEINGRLDAVDNLVSDTRLAEAVSGCLKGTGDMERLAGRISTPSARPRDLSALKDSLLRVAGLKEALAPAEAAFLRAARAGLDTLPGLAREIGETISDEPPATVAEGNVIRDGKDPDIDGLRKLLGEGRNWISGFEKRQREETGIQSLKVGYNRVFGYYIEVRKNALDMVPPSYVRKQTLAAAERFTTPELSEWEQKIKTAEDDILRAEREVFERLRRLVAARADEIRACAKEVAVIDVVSSFATCAARNGYSKPQVTGGGEIELTGSRHPVVEQVRGRADFVSNDVMMDCEDNSFLLITGPNMAGKSTLIRQTALIVLMAQMGSFVPCSSAKIGTVDKIFTRVGASDNLARGLSTFMSEMVETAYIIRNCTARSLVILDEIGRGTGTFDGMSIAWAVAEYLRDAGSRTMFATHYHELAGLSGVRNYNVAVSRKGNDIVFLKKLVPGASSHSYGIQVAALAGVPAPVLESARAMLLSLEDMRSKMSEVLGSRQTSLFADGADNADDAAPCGDGRLRFLKEDVSKIDTMNLTPSEAIKVIENLKGKLVDD
- a CDS encoding glycosyltransferase, whose protein sequence is MALVFEILYLASLLALSALGIYRYRLCWLYLKTRSVRPSAPSPLPSALPSVTVQLPVYNEVYVIERLIDAVCAMDYPRDRLEILVLDDSTDETAGAARAAIERKKSEGFSISHVRRDSRRGYKAGALKDASPLARGEFTALFDADFVPPRDFLMRALACFSDPSVGMAQARWGHINRRQSLLTRLQSVFLDGHFLIEQAGRSAAGVFLNFNGTATVIRKTCMEAAGGWHDDTVAEDLDLSCRAQIAGWKIRYLPDLVCPAELPSDIEGLKSQQRRWAMGGIQNARKFLRPILAGKDLSAGFKAEAAFHMLGNLSSPLFLAVILSAAAVNILGGSVPAAFYWFIGNIGFAASGGIFAFYLLAALDPRSEENVPGMLLLVPLTMVLWAGMSLSNTAGVIRAVFSRSGGEFVRTPKTATASASVSHPPTLYAPRFGSSLFFELALGAALGLFALRAPEGEPFLRMLLFIFSAAFFFVPFLSVKRRFERLTNRS